The following proteins are co-located in the Psilocybe cubensis strain MGC-MH-2018 chromosome 5, whole genome shotgun sequence genome:
- a CDS encoding DnaJ-related protein spj1, with protein sequence MMLSPVLLVVLGLAMLVAAADLYKILDVHKSASEKDIRAAYKRLSKKYHPDKNKDPGAEDRFVDIARAYEVLSDPTKRQIYDRHGEEGLKAHEGGQHQPNPFDVFSSFFGGHHQQQTRRGPSSLTEFEVSLADIYQGASIDFMIKKRILCDHCRGSGAASDGDIHTCTGCNGAGVKLVKQQIFPGMFAQSQVTCNECNGRGKVIKKLCPHCQGHKVVDHTAHYTLEVTPGMPEGHEVVFEGEADESPDWEAGDVVLRVRSKKVKGSWRRKETSLYWKQTIGIDEALLGFEKNITHLDGHNVQIVRKGVTQPGFVQVVKGEGMPVFGNRDVKGDLFIEYNVILPGEITPEMRRKLTEAFQSPSSTHDEL encoded by the exons ATGATGTTATCGCCTGTTTTGCTGGTGGTTCTGGGCCTGGCAATGTTAGTAGCAGCGGCCGACTTGTACAAAATATTGGATG TGCATAAGTCAGCATCGGAGAAAGATATCAGAGCTGCATACAAGAGACTCAGCAAGAAATATCACCCAGACAAGAACAAGGATCCGGGCGCGGAGGATAGGTTTGTAGACATTGCCAGAG CCTATGAAGTTCTGTCAGATCCAACA AAACGCCAAATATACGATCGACATGGAGAG GAGGGCCTCAAGGCTCATGAAGGCGGTCAGCATCAACCAAATCCCTTCGATGTCTTCTCGAGTTTCTTCGGTGGCC ACCATCAACAGCAGACAAGAAGAGGGCCGTCATCTTTAACTGAATTCGAGGTTTCACTGGCGGATAT ATATCAGGGTGCAAGTATAGAC TTTATGATCAAGAAGCGTATCCTATGTGATCATTGTAGAGGATCGGGTGCGGCTTCAGATGGTGACATTCACACTTGCACAGGATGCAACGGAGCCGGCGTCAAGTTAGTCAAGCAACAG ATATTCCCTGGAATGTTCGCGCAAAGTCAAGTAACCTGTAATGAGTGTAATGGGCGGGGGAAGGTTATCAAAAAGCTTTGCCCCCATTGTCAAGGCCATAAAGTCGTCGACCATACTGCACACTACACGCTTGAAGTTACGCCTGGTATGCCAGAGGGTCATGAAGTAGTTTTCGAAGGAGAGGCAGACGAGAGTCCTGATTGGGAGGCCGGTGATGTTGTTTTGCGAGTAAGGAGTAAAAAGGTTAAAGGGTCATGGAGGAGAAAAGAAACAAGCCTGTACTGGAAACAAACCATTGGTATCGATGAG GCACTGCTCGGATTCGAGAAAAATATCACCCATTTAGACGGTCATAATGTTCAGATTGTGAGAAAAGGGGTCACGCAACCAG GTTTTGTACAAGTCGTGAAAGGAGAGGGTATGCCGGTATTCGGCAATAGAGATGTGAAGGGCGACTTGTTCATCGAGTATAACGTTATTCTACCTGGCGAAATAACTCCGGAGATGCGTAGGA AACTCACGGAGGCTTTCCAGTCACCATCGTCAACACACGACGAACTGTGA